A part of Lacibacter sp. H407 genomic DNA contains:
- a CDS encoding NifU family protein produces MIQTGNPVISIYTEMTPNPETMKFVANKLLYPGKSIDFPEVASADASPLAQELFGFPFVKAVFIASNFVTLTRSSPDTDWQELIPTIRQFLKDYLEEGKPVIDESKIVEPVKDEVVLSGDESDVVKRIQEILENYVKPAVEMDGGAIQFKSFKDGKVNLALQGSCSGCPSSMITLKAGIEGMMKRMIPEVQEVVAEAE; encoded by the coding sequence ATGATACAAACAGGTAACCCCGTTATCAGCATCTATACAGAAATGACGCCAAACCCGGAAACAATGAAGTTTGTGGCCAATAAACTTCTCTATCCCGGCAAAAGCATTGATTTCCCTGAAGTAGCAAGTGCCGATGCATCTCCGCTGGCGCAGGAACTCTTTGGTTTTCCATTTGTGAAAGCCGTGTTTATTGCCAGCAACTTTGTAACTCTCACCCGTTCTTCACCAGATACCGATTGGCAAGAGCTGATCCCTACCATTCGCCAGTTTTTGAAAGATTACCTGGAAGAAGGTAAGCCGGTGATCGACGAATCGAAAATAGTTGAGCCTGTAAAGGATGAGGTGGTATTGAGTGGCGATGAAAGCGATGTGGTAAAACGCATTCAGGAAATTCTCGAGAACTATGTAAAGCCAGCCGTTGAAATGGACGGTGGAGCTATCCAGTTCAAAAGTTTTAAAGATGGAAAAGTAAACCTCGCATTGCAGGGAAGTTGCAGTGGCTGTCCTTCTTCGATGATCACACTGAAAGCAGGTATTGAAGGAATGATGAAGCGCATGATCCCGGAAGTACAGGAAGTGGTAGCGGAAGCAGAATAA
- a CDS encoding regulatory protein RecX produces MYKQQLTKEQAHQKAKHYCAYQERCHSEVKEKLYGFGLRKSDVEELLSKLIEEDYLNEERFAVQFAGGRFRMKQWGRIKIKYELKQKFVSEYLIKKAMKAIDEEDYWATAQKLYDQKLKQLKGETNMFIRKRKLTDYLMQKGYEQNIISELLR; encoded by the coding sequence ATGTACAAGCAACAACTCACCAAAGAACAGGCTCACCAAAAGGCAAAGCATTATTGTGCTTACCAGGAGCGTTGTCATAGTGAGGTAAAAGAAAAACTGTATGGCTTTGGGTTGCGTAAATCAGATGTGGAAGAGTTGTTGTCGAAACTGATTGAAGAAGATTATCTCAATGAAGAACGGTTTGCGGTGCAGTTTGCCGGTGGGCGCTTCCGGATGAAACAATGGGGACGGATCAAGATCAAATACGAACTGAAACAGAAATTCGTAAGTGAGTACCTGATCAAAAAAGCGATGAAAGCAATTGATGAAGAAGACTATTGGGCCACGGCTCAAAAACTGTATGATCAAAAACTCAAACAACTGAAAGGCGAAACAAATATGTTCATCCGTAAACGGAAGCTCACCGATTACTTAATGCAAAAAGGCTATGAACAAAACATTATTAGCGAATTGTTACGTTGA
- a CDS encoding lipid A deacylase LpxR family protein, with amino-acid sequence MLKPAIVTLLLISCFAFAKAQDSTAVFTKELTFITENDNYNFTKQDRYYSNGIFLRYQWLGKQTASSKLAAKLHRIEAGHMIYNPHLNRRSLEQVLEQQDRPYAGWLYASYGQTNVLNDERVLQFDGAVGILGPAAKGKEVQTNYHNFIGLYKLYGWENQLLNEAGVNASLRFYQPLMEARKNMTLHATGKATLGNTFTNASAGVLLKVGKLEAEQYSAYWTSRLGQNKQQQRHQTEFIFFLEPTLMAQAYNATVQGGMFRKDKGNYTSELNPFIYLIKSGIILSNRQTSFSAYYHIKQREAKTMIDPFEVYGAFAFSIRFR; translated from the coding sequence ATGTTGAAACCAGCCATTGTAACTCTTCTTCTTATTTCCTGTTTTGCTTTTGCAAAGGCACAGGACTCAACTGCTGTTTTTACAAAGGAGTTGACGTTCATTACAGAGAATGATAATTATAATTTCACTAAACAGGATCGCTATTATTCCAATGGAATTTTTCTTCGCTATCAATGGCTCGGAAAACAAACGGCGTCATCAAAGCTGGCTGCCAAACTGCACCGCATTGAAGCCGGGCACATGATCTATAACCCACATCTCAACCGTCGTTCATTGGAACAGGTGCTGGAGCAACAGGATCGTCCGTATGCAGGTTGGTTATACGCCAGCTATGGGCAAACAAATGTGTTGAACGATGAACGTGTGCTGCAATTTGATGGAGCCGTTGGTATTCTTGGTCCTGCTGCAAAAGGAAAAGAAGTGCAAACAAACTATCACAACTTTATTGGTCTGTATAAACTGTATGGGTGGGAGAACCAGTTACTGAATGAAGCAGGTGTAAATGCATCGTTACGTTTTTATCAGCCATTAATGGAAGCGAGAAAGAACATGACTCTTCATGCAACGGGCAAGGCAACTTTGGGCAATACGTTTACGAATGCATCCGCCGGAGTTTTATTAAAAGTCGGTAAGCTGGAAGCGGAACAATACAGCGCTTACTGGACGAGCCGACTCGGACAAAACAAACAACAGCAACGCCATCAAACTGAGTTTATCTTTTTTCTTGAACCAACATTGATGGCGCAGGCCTACAACGCAACAGTGCAAGGTGGAATGTTTCGAAAGGACAAAGGCAACTATACATCAGAGCTGAATCCATTCATCTATCTCATTAAATCAGGGATCATTCTATCTAACCGACAAACATCTTTCTCAGCGTATTACCATATCAAACAACGGGAAGCAAAAACCATGATCGATCCGTTTGAAGTGTATGGTGCTTTTGCATTCAGCATCCGCTTTCGCTAA